A genomic window from Salvia hispanica cultivar TCC Black 2014 chromosome 5, UniMelb_Shisp_WGS_1.0, whole genome shotgun sequence includes:
- the LOC125190277 gene encoding trehalose-phosphate phosphatase A-like: MDLNSGSTSPVLTDNTRLGIHSGLLPYSHSSSAFSPLFLTIPRKRPGLLDDVKSSLLDTMISSSPTHNKLLKDANNETAQSDADLAYRNWMCKYPSALASFEQIAKSANGKRIALFLDYDGTLSPIVDNPDCAFMSNAMRVAVRNVAKYFPTAIISGRSRDKVYEFVGLTELYYAGSHGMDIMGPVSPSHGDSTNCIKSVDKNGKEVNLFQPASKFLPLIDEVHKSLLEITKDIVGAKVENNKFCVSVHYRNVDQKSWSIIGDAVQELLKGYPHLRLTHGRMVLEVRPVLDWHKGKAVEFLLKSLGLMNCDDVLPIYIGDDRTDEDAFKVLREGNRGYGILVSPVPKESNAFYSLRDPSEVMEFLNALVMWKKKSVV, translated from the exons ATGGACCTCAATTCAGGCAGCACGTCCCCGGTTCTCACTGACAACACAAGGTTAGGTATTCACTCCGGTTTGCTGCCATACTCGCACAGTAGCTCTGCTTTCTCCCCTCTCTTCCTTACTATACCGAGGAAGAGGCCTGGACTACTTGATGATGTGAAGTCCAGTCTGCTTGATACTATGATATCTTCATCCCCGactcataataaattattgaaagatGCCAACAACGAGACAGCACAAAGTGATGCTGATCTTGCTTACCGAAACTGGATG TGCAAGTACCCGTCAGCGCTTGCATCTTTTGAGCAAATTGCTAAAAGTGCAAATGGAAAGAGAATTGCATTATTCTTGGATTATGATGGAACGTTATCTCCAATAGTCGATAATCCTGATTGTGCCTTCATGTCGAACGCT ATGCGTGTCGCTGTCAGAAATGTGGCCAAGTATTTTCCAACTGCTATAATTAGTGGCAGAAGCCGAGACAAG GTATATGAATTTGTAGGTCTAACCGAACTTTATTATGCTGGAAGTCATGGTATGGACATCATGGGCCCAGTCAGTCCTTCCCACGGTGACAGCACTAACTGTATCAAATCCGTAGACAAGAAT GGCAAGGAAGTTAACTTGTTTCAGCCTGCTAGTAAATTCTTACCCCTGATTGACGAG GTACACAAATCTCTATTGGAGATTACAAAAGATATAGTTGGTGCTAAAGTTGAGAACAACAAGTTCTGTGTTTCTGTACACTACCGTAATGTTGATCAGAAG AGTTGGAGCATAATTGGTGATGCTGTCCAGGAGCTTCTGAAAGGGTATCCTCATCTGCGGTTGACACATGGTCGAATG GTCTTAGAAGTTCGACCAGTCCTTGACTGGCACAAGGGTAAAGCTGTTGAATTCCTGCTAAAATCACTCG GTCTGATGAACTGTGATGACGTTCTCCCCATATATATTGGAGATGATCGCACGGATGAAGATGCATTTAAG GTTTTAAGAGAGGGTAATCGAGGGTATGGGATCCTAGTGTCGCCTGTGCCCAAGGAAAGCAATGCATTTTACTCTCTAAGGGATCCTTCTGAG GTGATGGAGTTCCTCAATGCGTTGGTGatgtggaagaagaaaagtgTGGTGTAA
- the LOC125190137 gene encoding beta-fructofuranosidase, soluble isoenzyme I-like, protein MATTSFRSPPYDVEGAASYAPIPAGPEAERPKANKLFFITILFTSIFLFLLIINQKPTPQIPMEAPSRGVAQGVSEKVFRGVSGGNLSFAWSNVMLSWQRTAYHFQPQKNWINDPNGPLFYNGWYHLFYQYNPDSAVWGNITWAHAVSRDLIHWLHLPFAMVPDQWYDINGVWTGSATILPDGRIVMLYTGDTRDEVQVQCLAYPANLSDPLLIDWVKDSSNPVLFPPPGIGSKDFRDPTTAWLSPDGDKWRITIGSKVNKTGISLIYETKDFIEYELWEEYLHQVPGTGMWECVDFYPVSLTEENGLDTSANGPGIKHVLKTSLDDDKNDYYALGVYDPIKNKWTPDDPEIDVGIGLRYDYGKYYASKTFYDQNTHRRILWGWIRETDAESVDLLKGWNGVQSIPRSIVMDKKTGKNILQWPVEEVESLRLSKGNVEINDVKLAPGALVQLAIDSPSQLDLVATFGIDEAIASVSASTSEDNMSYECSTSGGAANRGVLGPFGVIVLADDILSELTPIYFYVVKGSNGNTHTHFCADELRSSKANDVEKIVYGSEVPVLDGEKLSLRSLVDHSIVESFAQGGRRVITSRVYPTKAINSAARVFLFNNATEATIIASIKIWKMDSADIHPFPFDHI, encoded by the exons ATGGCCACCACCTCTTTCCGTTCGCCGCCGTATGATGTGGAAGGCGCCGCCTCGTACGCCCCGATTCCAGCTGGCCCCGAAGCGGAGCGCCCCAAAGCCAACAAACTCTTCTTCATcaccattttatttacatcaattttcttgtttcttttgatcATCAATCAAAAGCCGACTCCTCAAATCCCGATGGAGGCGCCGTCAAGAGGGGTGGCGCAAGGGGTGTCGGAGAAGGTTTTCCGGGGAGTGAGCGGCGGAAACTTGAGCTTCGCGTGGAGTAATGTTATGCTGTCGTGGCAGAGGACGGCCTACCATTTCCAACCTCAGAAGAATTGGATTAAcg ATCCTAATG GTCCATTATTCTACAATGGATGGTACcacttattttatcaatacaATCCGGATTCAGCTGTATGGGGCAATATCACTTGGGCCCATGCTGTCTCAAGGGACCTTATCCATTGGCTCCACCTCCCATTTGCAATGGTACCCGACCAATGGTACGATATCAATGGTGTCTGGACCGGGTCGGCTACCATCCTACCTGACGGTCGGATCGTCATGCTGTACACCGGGGACACACGTGACGAGGTCCAAGTCCAATGTTTAGCCTACCCGGCCAATCTATCGGACCCTCTCCTCATAGATTGGGTCAAAGACTCTAGTAATCCGGTATTGTTTCCCCCACCAGGCATAGGTAGCAAGGACTTTAGGGATCCCACAACGGCATGGCTTAGCCCGGATGGCGACAAGTGGCGCATCACGATTGGTTCTAAGGTCAACAAGACCGgaatttcacttatttatGAGACTAAGGATTTCATAGAGTATGAACTTTGGGAGGAGTATTTGCATCAGGTTCCGGGTACGGGCATGTGGGagtgtgttgacttttacccGGTTTCTTTGACCGAGGAAAATGGGCTTGACACGTCGGCTAATGGGCCTGGTATTAAGCACGTGCTGAAAACAAGCTTGGATGATGACAAGAATGACTATTATGCCCTTGGTGTGTATGACCCGATAAAGAACAAATGGACACCTGATGACCCGGAAATTGATGTGGGCATTGGACTAAGGTATGATTATGGGAAATATTATGCGTCGAAGACGTTTTATGATCAAAATACACATAGGCGAATCCTGTGGGGTTGGATTAGAGAAACTGATGCTGAGTCTGTCGATTTGTTGAAAGGATGGAATGGCGTCCAG TCGATACCGAGAAGCATAGTGATGGACAAAAAAACTGGGAAAAACATACTTCAATGGCCAGTTGAGGAAGTGGAAAGCTTAAGATTAAGCAAAGGTAATGTTGAGATCAATGATGTGAAGCTTGCACCAGGAGCTCTTGTACAACTTGCAATTGACTCCCCATCACAG TTGGATTTGGTGGCGACATTTGGCATTGATGAGGCAATAGCCTCGGTCTCGGCCTCAACATCAGAAGATAACATGAGTTACGAGTGCTCAACGAGTGGTGGTGCTGCTAATAGGGGAGTTTTAGGGCCATTCGGTGTGATAGTTTTGGCAGATGATATACTATCGGAGTTGACTCCCATTTACTTCTACGTCGTAAAGGGGTCTAATGGCAACACCCATACTCATTTTTGTGCAGATGAGCTCAg GTCTTCAAAAGCTAATGATGTTGAGAAGATAGTGTATGGAAGCGAAGTCCCTGTGCTTGATGGTGAAAAGTTATCCCTCCGATCATTG GTTGATCATTCGATCGTGGAGAGTTTTGCTCAAGGGGGAAGAAGAGTAATTACATCAAGAGTCTATCCTACGAAGGCAATCAATAGCGCCGCACGAGTTTTCTTGTTCAATAATGCTACAGAAGCCACTATTATTGCATCAATCAAGATATGGAAAATGGATTCAGCGGATATTCATCCATTCCCATTTGATCATATATGA